In the genome of Planctomycetota bacterium, the window TGCGCGCGGCAAGAACGGCACTGGTGGAAGCCGGGCTTGTCCCGGATTCGCTCCAGGCAACCGTGGATAACGCCGTTAAGACCGGCAACAATATGGCGATAACCGAAAAAGACTTCGTGGATACCATCGAATGGCTGCAGGAAGACCTGCAGATGGAGTTAAAAGACGACAAGGTAAAGCTCCCTATCAATAAACAGGGCGCTGATATAATGTATACGCTTAATCCCAGGGAGCCAAAGTTTTTCCCCTTATCCATCTCCGCCATGGGCAAGGTATTCCACGCGGCAGGCGAAAACTGGACTTTTAGCAGCAAGAACTATGACGTAACCAATTACGCCCTTTTCAGCGGAAACGACCGCGAGGCCCTGGAAATCTCAATAAGGCTCGTTGACGAGGCGAAACAGCTCGGCGTAAAAAAGATAGTGCTGGCAGAATGCGGGCACGGCTTCCGGGCCACCCGCTGGGAGCTAGCCAACTGGAAAAAAGAAAAACTGGATATAGAAATCGTGAGTGTCCTGGAGCTTATGGCGGAATATATAAAGACCGGGAGACTGGAACTTGACCCATCAAAAAATAAGGAACGCGTCACCCTGCACGACCCGTGCAACCTGGTGCGCAACGGCGGTATCATAGAAGAACAGCGTTATATACTGAAGAAAGCGGTTAATGACTTTGTTGAAATGATTCCCAACCGGGCGCAGAACTTCTGTTGCGGGGGCGGGGGCGGAATGCTCGCCATGGGTGAATATTCCGACCGGCGCAAAAAGGCCGGTAAGATTAAAGCCGACCAGATTAAAGCCACCGGAGCCAAGGTGGTCGCAACACCCTGCCACAACTGCATTGACCAACTGACCGAACTAAACACGCTTTATAACCTCGGCGTAAAGATTAAAACCGTCAGCGAAGTCCTTGCCGAAGCCATAGTATTTGACAAATAAATATTCCTGTTTAGCCGCGCTATAACCTTTTAGGAGAAAAGATAATACTTTCACGCTTGGTAAATACAGGTAATGGTGTTATCTGTGACATTGCCTCAGGCTTGTAAGCCGTTTCGCCATGCCCGCTTATGGTCGCCATGAGTTTCTGGTTGAATTCCTTGAGCATCTTATTTTCCGTCTCTAATTCTTTTACCCTGTCTTTTAGTTTCTTTTCTGTAACGGTCTCTTTTGTTCTACCCTTCTTTTTATCCTTCACTTTTACTTTGGATATCGCTTCCATAATCTTTTCCCGCATCTTATCCATCCTTAGTTTTTCTTCGGCCATCTGGAGCGTTTCCTTTGCCGGCTGGTATTCCGGGTTTATCATAAGCGCGGTCTTAAATTCCGCCGCGGCCTTTTGGAAATCGCCTTGTAACGCATAGGCAATGCCCAGATTGTGGTAAGCAGAGTATGAATCGGGCGTCAGCTCTATCACCTTAAGGAAATCACGCTGTGCCTGTTTGAGCGACCGGGTGTAAATATAATTCATTCCCCGGTAGAAATAAGCCAGATGGTTTTTATCGTCGCGGTCTATTAACTCGGAGAATGCATCAATGGCGGTTTCGAATTCGCCCAGCGCGTCGTAAACCATCGCCCGTCCGTAATACGCCTCAATATAATCGGGATTAAGATATATCGCCTGAGAAAGATCTTTAATAGTCTCTTTAAGCATCGCTTTCACATCATCCTCATCACCCCACGGAGCAAGCTCATACTTAACCTCTGAGCGGTGATAATAGGCGTCGGCGTCGTTGGGATTTAATTCTATGGCTTTATTGAAAGCCACCAACGCCTCGCCTGTCATATTCATCTTTTGGTGCACTAATCCCAAATGATACCAGACATCGGAGTTCTTCGGCTCTTCCTTTGAAAGTTCGTCAAATATCTTTGCCGCATCGAACCACTTTTCAGCTTTGTATAATCCTATTCCCTGCCTCATCTTTTTCTGAGTTTCGGTCAGTTCTTTCTCAGGCGGAGGGCCTTTCCTCGCCATCGCCTTTATCTCTTCCATCCGTTTCAGGAATTCCGACGAAGGCTGATAGTATGCCTCTTTCAACCCGTCGAAAATAGCTTCAAGGTCGAAGTATTTCTCCCGGCACGCCTCACACTCTTTGAGGTGCGTGAGCAA includes:
- a CDS encoding tetratricopeptide repeat protein, with amino-acid sequence MVKDCERFKADITDYARGESKYVKNMDALLTHLKECEACREKYFDLEAIFDGLKEAYYQPSSEFLKRMEEIKAMARKGPPPEKELTETQKKMRQGIGLYKAEKWFDAAKIFDELSKEEPKNSDVWYHLGLVHQKMNMTGEALVAFNKAIELNPNDADAYYHRSEVKYELAPWGDEDDVKAMLKETIKDLSQAIYLNPDYIEAYYGRAMVYDALGEFETAIDAFSELIDRDDKNHLAYFYRGMNYIYTRSLKQAQRDFLKVIELTPDSYSAYHNLGIAYALQGDFQKAAAEFKTALMINPEYQPAKETLQMAEEKLRMDKMREKIMEAISKVKVKDKKKGRTKETVTEKKLKDRVKELETENKMLKEFNQKLMATISGHGETAYKPEAMSQITPLPVFTKRESIIFSPKRL
- a CDS encoding (Fe-S)-binding protein, whose protein sequence is MTEKKPDTEAAFKRFKELLDAKIHIYMNACVHCGLCADTCHYSLANPDDIEMIPAFKINKITSFYRRYHTVLGKLIPFWTGARKLDENYAKELVDTAFGKCTMCGRCGINCSIGLNAGQLMRAARTALVEAGLVPDSLQATVDNAVKTGNNMAITEKDFVDTIEWLQEDLQMELKDDKVKLPINKQGADIMYTLNPREPKFFPLSISAMGKVFHAAGENWTFSSKNYDVTNYALFSGNDREALEISIRLVDEAKQLGVKKIVLAECGHGFRATRWELANWKKEKLDIEIVSVLELMAEYIKTGRLELDPSKNKERVTLHDPCNLVRNGGIIEEQRYILKKAVNDFVEMIPNRAQNFCCGGGGGMLAMGEYSDRRKKAGKIKADQIKATGAKVVATPCHNCIDQLTELNTLYNLGVKIKTVSEVLAEAIVFDK